A window of Melopsittacus undulatus isolate bMelUnd1 chromosome 2, bMelUnd1.mat.Z, whole genome shotgun sequence contains these coding sequences:
- the LPAR6 gene encoding lysophosphatidic acid receptor 6 codes for MVSSNCSTEDSFKYTLYGCIFSMVFVLGLIANCVAIYIFTCTLKVRNETTTYMLNLAISDLLFVFTLPFRIYYFVTRNWPFGDILCKISVTLFYTNMYGSILFLTCISVDRFLAIVHPFRSKTLRTKRNAKIVCAAVWITVLAGSTPASFFQSTNRRNNTEQRTCFENFSEDTWKTYLSRIVIFIEIVGFFIPLILNVTCSTMVLRTLNKPLTLSRNKLSKKKVLKMIFVHLVIFCFCFVPYNITLILYSLMRTQTWINCSVVTAVRTMYPITLCIAVSNCCFDPIVYYFTSDTIQNSIKKNRSTRPRDIRFSERPVSENFIQHSLQTIKMKIFDSDSTI; via the coding sequence ATGGTAAGCTCTAATTGTTCCACTGAGGACTCCTTTAAATATACTTTATATGGCTGTATCTTTAGCATGGTGTTTGTTCTCGGCCTCATAGCAAACTGTGTTGCTATCTACATTTTTACTTGTACGTTAAAAGTGCGAAATGAAACTACAACTTACATGCTTAATTTAGCAATATCAGACTTGCTTTTTGTGTTTACATTACCCTTCAGGATTTATTACTTCGTAACAAGAAATTGGCCATTTGGAGACATTCTGTGCAAGATTTCTGTCACCCTCTTTTACACAAATATGTATGggagcattttatttctgacttGCATAAGCGTAGATCGCTTTTTAGCTATAGTACACCCTTTTCGATCCAAGACTCTCCGAACCAAAAGGAATGCAAAAATTGTCTGTGCTGCAGTATGGATAACTGTGTTAGCAGGCAGCACACCAGCGAGCTTTTTCCAGTCCACAAATCGCCGGAATAATACTGAGCAAAGGACATGTTTTGAAAACTTCTCAGAGGACACGTGGAAAACCTACCTATCCCGGATTGTTATCTTCATTGAAATCGTTGGGTTTTTCATTCCACTCATCTTGAATGTGACCTGCTCTACCATGGTCTTACGGACTTTGAATAAGCCCCTTACATTAAGTCGGAATAAATTAAGCAAGAAAAAGGTACTCAAAATGATTTTTGTCCATTTGGTGatattctgcttctgctttgtgcCTTATAACATTACCTTAATACTTTACTCCCTTATGAGAACACAGACCTGGATTAATTGTTCTGTGGTAACTGCAGTCAGGACTATGTACCCCATCACGTTGTGCATCGCTGTTTCAAACTGCTGTTTTGACCCTATAGTCTATTACTTCACATCGGATACAATTCAGAATTCAATAAAAAAGAACCGGTCCACCAGACCACGGGACATCAGGTTCTCAGAAAGGCCAGTTTCAGAAAACTTCATTCAACACAGCCTTCAGaccataaaaatgaaaatatttgacaGTGACTCCACAATATAA